A window of the Treponema sp. J25 genome harbors these coding sequences:
- the mreC gene encoding rod shape-determining protein MreC produces MKKPSRLVPTTLYVFVGLTGFSFLLLLFSARSFFVDFREIGFSTFSGVRNIVHKATNFVSETIKSVQELGNLKKEYLALLEKVEEYERIQRDSVYIKRENEQLKELLGFSKTIPYRYFVAEIIGKEPDNLFSSFVVNKGTTEGIKKNMAVIAYQDGERGLVGKVIQVGLHESLVMPIYDSNSFVSSRLLDSRYEGIVNGQGSAQKTVVMRYVKKRAKDEIQIGSMVITSGLSDIYPPDIPIGRVERMIIQDYETSITLELAPVIDFSKLEYVFIVDKGVGGDQ; encoded by the coding sequence ATGAAGAAGCCGTCTCGGCTTGTGCCGACTACCCTTTATGTTTTTGTAGGATTAACAGGTTTTTCGTTTTTACTACTTCTCTTTTCGGCACGGAGTTTTTTTGTTGATTTTCGAGAGATAGGGTTTTCTACTTTTTCTGGGGTGCGGAATATTGTACATAAGGCGACTAATTTTGTTTCCGAAACAATAAAATCAGTACAGGAATTAGGGAATTTAAAAAAAGAATACCTTGCGCTCCTCGAAAAAGTTGAAGAATATGAACGAATTCAACGAGATAGTGTATATATTAAACGAGAAAATGAACAGCTTAAAGAACTGCTTGGTTTTAGCAAAACCATACCGTATCGTTATTTTGTAGCCGAAATCATCGGTAAAGAACCAGATAATCTATTTTCAAGTTTTGTAGTTAATAAAGGAACGACCGAGGGTATTAAAAAAAATATGGCAGTTATTGCATACCAGGACGGCGAGCGAGGATTGGTGGGGAAGGTTATTCAGGTAGGACTTCATGAAAGTCTTGTGATGCCTATATATGATAGTAATTCTTTTGTTTCTTCCCGTTTGTTGGATAGTCGTTATGAGGGTATTGTAAATGGGCAAGGAAGTGCGCAGAAAACAGTGGTTATGCGGTATGTAAAAAAACGCGCAAAAGATGAAATTCAAATTGGCAGCATGGTTATTACCAGTGGCTTAAGTGACATATATCCCCCGGACATACCTATCGGACGGGTAGAACGAATGATTATTCAAGATTACGAAACTTCAATCACTCTGGAACTGGCACCGGTTATCGATTTTTCCAAACTTGAATACGTATTTATCGTGGATAAAGGGGTGGGGGGAGACCAATGA
- the mreD gene encoding rod shape-determining protein MreD, with product MIKPIIWSTVFTFIAAILQSTIISKFTFISVIPDLTLIILVYIAFSNGTMVGQVSGFSSGLILDFFTAAPLGYNMLIRTIVGFLVGLLNGSVYLDIFIFPILLTGVTTILKAIVVFFLHILFSGMLPFYRITEPVFWIELLVNMVLAPFVFSFLKLFKKILVVPRNVL from the coding sequence ATGATTAAACCTATTATCTGGTCCACGGTTTTTACCTTTATAGCAGCCATATTACAGTCTACTATAATAAGTAAATTCACTTTTATATCTGTTATTCCAGATCTCACTTTAATCATTCTTGTGTATATTGCTTTTTCGAATGGAACTATGGTTGGTCAGGTGTCAGGTTTTAGTTCAGGGCTTATTCTGGATTTTTTTACGGCTGCACCTCTTGGATATAATATGCTTATTCGAACAATAGTAGGATTTTTAGTTGGTCTCTTGAATGGTTCTGTGTACTTGGATATTTTTATTTTCCCCATACTCCTTACAGGAGTGACAACAATATTAAAGGCTATAGTGGTATTCTTTTTACATATTCTTTTTTCTGGTATGCTTCCCTTTTATCGAATTACGGAACCTGTTTTTTGGATAGAGCTTTTAGTGAATATGGTTTTAGCTCCCTTTGTTTTTTCTTTTTTAAAGTTGTTTAAAAAGATCCTTGTGGTTCCCAGGAATGTATTGTAA